GAAGCCGGTCCCGTTGTTCATATAGCTCTGGCGGCTCGCCGCCGGGACGCCCGCCGCCGTGCCCATGCAATCCGTCGCCATCACGGTGCTGCCGAAGCTGGCGATCCGCGAGCGGTTGATGGGGAAGTTGTGGAACTTCCCGTCGGTCTTGCGGGCGTTGCCGAGGAATTGGTGATTGTAACCGTAACCGTGGTTGCGCTCGTCCTTCCAGTCCCCAACGGTCGGACATTGATAGACCTTGCTGTCATAGTCCTGGCGCTCGAAGTCAGTCCGTGGGGCATCGAAGGCGTAGATACCGACATACTTGCCGACGGTCGCGATCCAGCGCGGGCGGATCTTCATGCCGTTGCCGACGTCGTACCAATTCGCAGGGTTCGATGCGCCCCCGCCGGCATTGCCATAGCGACCGGGAGGGCAGATGTCGTCGTTGTCGTCGGCGTAGTGATTCCAGCCCTGGCCGAGCTGGCGGAGGTTGTTCATGCACACGGTCGATTGGCCCTTCTGCCGCGCGCCGGAGAGGGCGGGTAGAAGGATGGCGAGAAGCAGGGCGATGACGGAGACGACGACGAGGAGTTCGATGAGGGAGAAGCCGCGGCGGGTGTGGGACCCGCTAATAGCCGGTCCGTCACTGGCAAGTAGCTTGTGCCAAACAGGCTTGTTTGCACCGGCTATTAGCCGGTGCCACACTGGCTCTTTGCCCATTGATCACCCGATGAACTCAATCTCGCCCGGGTCAGGCACAAGCCCGGCGGCCTTAGCCTGGGCGAGCAGTTCGCGAACGGCGCGGCGACCGCGCTCGCCAAAATCGAGCGTCCATTTGTTGACATACATCTCGACGAATTGGTCGGTCAGGGCGGTATCCAGACCGCGGCCGAATTGCAAGGCGTATTCGATCGCTTCCTTTCGATGGGCGAGGCCGTATTCGATGGAGGCCTTGAGGAGGCGGGCGACCTCACGCATTCGCGCGTCGCCGAGATCGCGGCGGATGACGTTGCCGCCCAGCGGCAGCGGCAAATCGGTCTTCTCGCCCCACCACTCGGCGAGATCGACGACCTTATGCAGGCCTTCGCGGGCGTAGGTGAGCTGGGCCTCGTGAATGATGAGACCGGCGTCCACATCGCCGCGCGCGACGGCGGCGGGGATCTCGTCGAACATGACGAGCTTGTGGCGGAACATTCCTTTGCCGAGGCAGAGATTCAGCGCGAGGAACGCGGTCGTCCGCTCGCCGGGGATGGCGATGGTCTTATCAGCGAGATCGCCGAGCTTCATCGGCCGCTTGGCGATGACCATCGGACCGTAGCCGTCGCCCATGCTGCACCCGCAGGCGAGCAGTGCGTAGCGCTCTCGGACGAACGGGTAGCTGTGGATCGAGATCGCGGAGACCTCGAGTTCGCCGCGCTCGGCCCGGCGGTTGAGCGACTCGATATCCGCCATCTCGTGCGTGAAGCGATACGGCCCGGTGTCGATCTTCCCGGCGGCCAGGCCGTAGAACATGAAGGCGTCGTCAGGATCGGGGGAGTGACCGACGCGGATGGGGATGGGGTTATTCGTCATGACCGCAGATCCATAATGCCAACTTGGCAATTATAGAAATACGGCTTCCACAAGCCAGAGGTGTTATATGGCGCAGTATGCCTACCTCGTCGTGCTGCTGAGTTTTTCCCGGAGGAGCGTAACCAGCAACTCACGGTTGCCGTCGTCGAGGTTGGCAAACGCGGCGTTAAAGCGGTTTAGGCGGTCTTTTTCCTCGGCGTAGGAGCGGATGCTGGGCAGCAGGCGCACGGCATCCTTGACCACGCCGCGAAGCTCCTGCACGGCGTTCGCGTTGGGCGAGCGGGCCAGCCGCTCCATCTCGCCTTGCAGGCGTTTCAACTCAGCCTGCCACTCTTTGCAGTTGTTCTCCATCTTCAGGTAGGACTCGGCGTCGCCGACGATGATCGCCCGGACGGCATCCTGCTGCTCCGGGGACAAGGAATGCCCCGAGGAGAGCGCCCGGATCGCCTGCTCCACGTCGCCCTTGAGCTGCGCCTGCTCGATCTCGCGCAGGGCGGAGTCCAGCCGGTTGACGTGTTGTTCGAGCGTCTCGTACTTCTCCGCCGTCCCCCCGGAAAGCGCCGAATTCGTGAGGACCTTGAGGTCCTCGACCGCCTGCGTGAGCGAACCTGCGTCATGGGCCATGTGGCATCCCCCTAGATTATCGCGCCTTGTGCCGTTGTAGCTCGGCGCGAGTCGTATATCGGTTGGTCGCGCTCGCGACTTGGCCAATCGTATTGGAAGGGCTGATAAGTAATCACCCGCTGCCGGGTTCCAATGACCGCAGGCGGGCATCCATCTCCGCGATTCGTTCTTCCAGCCGCGCGACGCGGGCTTCCAGCGACGGCGAGGCCGCGCGCGGCGCGGTGGGGCCGGGCGATGCGGAAGGCGGCTCAGCCATCGTCGGCGCGAAAGCCGTCACCTCGCCGCCCAAAAGCTGCGCGAAGCGCGTCGTGGATTGGCCTGGCTGGCGCGGCAGTTCGGTGACCATCGGCGGATCGCAGCGGCGCAGCTCATCGATCACGCCCTGAAGATGATCCATCGCCGTCAGCGGCGTCATCCGCGACGCGCGGGACTTTAACTCGCCGAGTGTCTGCGGACCGCGAAGCATCAACTCCGCCATGATCGCGCGCTGCGGCGAGTCCCAGCCGAAACGCTTCTCGACCTCGTGGCGGAAGCGGTTGACCCGCGAGCCGCGATCGGGATCGGCCTGGCTCGCAAGCTGCCACTGCGTCAGACCGTGCAGGGCCGCGCCGACCTCGCCCTCGGTCAGGCTGGTGACGGGATCGCGGTTGTTCTTCTGGTTGCAGGCCAGCGTGATGGCGTTGAGCGTCAGCGGGTAATACTCGGGCGTGGTCATCGATTTTTCGATGAGGACGCCGAGGACGCGGAGTTCGTGGGGTTTGAGGACGATGGCCATGGGTTTGGCTCCGACAGAGTGTACCTTCCTGCCAAAAACAAAGCGTAACGCGCTATTCGGTTGAGTGGAATCTCAGAGATCCCTATACTGAATTCGTTGTGATACTTTGTGGCGCCACGGCGAGGCAAGTCATGTCCTGGTCGCTTTCCCCACTTGTGATCCACATGGTCGTTGCGCTTGCCACGACGCAGCCGACTCCGCTTGATACCCAGGAAGTTGCGCCTGAAACTCCTCTCCCACAACGTCCGCCCACTGACGAACGCCGCCCGCGCCGCGAGCGAATGGATCGTCTGCGCGACGCGACACCGGCGCAGCGGAGGCAGTTCCAGGTCGATCGCTGGGTCGATCGCGCCGACCGGATGTACGAACTCGACGACGACCAGAAATCGATCGTGCGGATCGAGATTGAGAATATGCAGCGGGAGCGGCGCGAGGCGATGGGCCCCGAAGCCGAGGAATACGACCGGCTGCGCGAGCAGATGTTCCAGTTCTGGCGGCCGATGCCGGGCAGCGAAAATGCGGAGCGCGGCGATCGCGAGACGCGCCGGGAGCGCCGCCGTCGGATGATGGAGGACCCCCGCTTTTTGCAGGTGCGCCGGCGGCTCCAGGAGTTGGAGCGGAAATACCCCGCCGAGTGGGAGGAGGCGATGCGACGCGTGGAGGCCCTTCTGCCCGCCGAGCAGGCCCAAAAGGGTCGCGAAAAATTTGAAGAACGCTCCGCCCGACGCCAGGAGCGAGAGGAGCGCTGGCGCCGGCGCGGCGCCGAGCCGCGGCCCGTCGAGTCGGCATCGACTCCGACGGCGCCAGACGCACCGGTCTCTCCTGCGACCGACGCCCCGACACTGGAACTCGTTCCGCCCTCGGCTCCGCATCCGTGGGAGGTCTATGTTCGCGACTTCAGCGCCGATCACGAACTCACGGCCGCGCAACAAGCCGCCGCGCAGGCGGTTCTCAAGGATATCCGCACCCGCGCCGCACAGATGGAGCTGACGCTGAGGGACAAGATCGCGGCCGCCGAGAAGATGCCCGATTCGGCGGCCCGCACCCAGCGGCTGGCCGAACTTCAGCAGCCATCGCAGCGGCTCTTTGACGAACTGAAAACCCGCCTGGACGGCCTGCTTACGGCCACGCAGCGTGCGTCGGCCAAACGTCCGAAATAACCTTTTCTTTCCCGCCGTGCTCGACACGCGACGCAAAGCGCGGCATAATGCAGGGCTTTCGCCCCCACGGGAAGGATCACATGGCTTACCAGGCGCTCGAGAACCTCGCAAAAACCCAGCGTTGGTCGGATCTGGAGCGCGAATGGCTCGCCGTCCTGGAAAAACCCGGCGTCGATCCCGCCTCCCTGCTGACCATCGTCGACCTGGTCGTCAAGGCCGGTCAAGGCAAACTGGCGGACACGCTCGGCTGGGCGTGGCTCTCGACGGTCAAGGAATCGCACAGCCCGCAGGAGGTCCTGCAACTCGGCCGCCAGATCCTGGTGCATCTCTCCGACGGTAATGAACTTCGCGAGGAGATTCTCACGCTCTATCGCCAGACGCACGAGGGCTCGGCCGACCTGGAGAAGTGGATCGAGCGATCGGGGCTCAAGTCCGGAAAGTCCGTCCGCCGCGCGCTGCGCTTTCTGGACTGCGGGCTGCAACTCGCCGAGGGCCGGTATCTCATCCATCGTACCGACGACGCCGCGGCCCAGATCACGAAGCTTGAAATTGACGCCGACTCCGCCACGATTCGCACCGGTCGCCGCGAGCAGTCTCTCGATCTCGCCAAGCTGATCGACGAATACGACAATGCCGACGAAAACGATTTCCGCATCCTGGAGCAACTCCACCCGGAGAAAATCGGCCGCCTCGTCGAGGACGATCCCGCCGCGCTGGTCATCGGCATCCTGAAATCGCACAAGAACAAGATCAACCGCGACGAACTTAAACTGATCCTCGCGCCGCGCTACATCCCCGTGCAGACATGGTCGGATTGGTGGAACCGGCTCAAGAACGCCGTAAAAAAGTCGCCCAACCTCCGCATCGAGGGCCGCTCGCCGACTTTCGTCATCTATGACCCTGTCGGCCGGACGCCCGAGGATGAGTTGTGGGCCGCTTTTTCCAAGGCGACCACGCCGCGCGAATGGCTCGAACTCCTCGAAGGCTATCTCCGCGAAACCAAGCGCTCCAAGCCGCACGCGGGCACGATCGATCGCATCCAGGCCGCCCTCGTCGGCCATATCGAACGCTTCATCCGCCACAAGGAACCCGCCCAGGCCTTTGCGACCGCGCTGGTCATCGAACGCGTCGCTGCGGATGGCCTGCCGGTCTCGACGGATGCGCACGGCAAGGCGCTGGAGATGCTCAAGACGTCCGCCAATCCGGCCAGGATGGTCGCCGCCGTCCCCGACGCGCGGCTCTGGTCGCTGGCGGTCGATTGCGTCGAGCAGGACTTTCCCGACAAATGGCCGGAGATCTTCGCGCAACTGCTCTTGGCCGCCCCGGCCGCTCAATGCGACTACCTCGCCAAGAAGATCGAAAAAGCCGGTCGAGGAGACCTGCTGCAATTGCCGGTCCAGGAAGCCCTCGCCGATCCCGGCCGTTACACCGACCTGCTCATGTGGCTCTGGAAGGGCCCGTCGATCGAGACGCCATTGCCCCTGCCGCCGGCCACCGAAATGCTCGGTCTCATCCTTGCCCTTGTCGGCCCCGCGCGGATGTCGGAAGGCAAGACCGCCGGCCAGACGGTGAATGAGATGCGGGCCAAGATCCGCGCCGGTCTGTCCTCACGGGAGTACGCCCGCTTCTGTGAGTGCCTGGGTACGTTGGACGATTCAATGGCTCAGGCAGTTCGCCGCCAGATCGAACGCGCCGAAGGGCTGGGCCCCAGCGTGCAGGAAGACATGTCCAATATCCTGCGCGGACGATTCGGCCACCTGTACGTCAAGCCGAAGGTCGCGATGTGGGATGACGAGTCGGTGCTCTACTTCACCGCCGCGGGGATAAGGACCAAGGAAAATGAACTCGCCGAACTGGTGAACGTCAAGATGCGGGCCAACGCCATCGCCATCGGCGAGGCTGCGGCACACGGCGATCTCAGCGAGAACTCCGAATACAAGTTCGCGCTGGAGGAGCGCGACTTACTGAGAGCGCGCGTGGCCAAACTCAACCGCGAGCTGTCGATGGCCAAGATGCTCGAGCCGCACGACATCCCGGCGGACCACGTCAGCATCGGCCAACGCATCATCTTGCAGCCCGTCAACGGTGGCCAGCCGCACAA
This portion of the Phycisphaerae bacterium genome encodes:
- a CDS encoding YceH family protein, which codes for MAIVLKPHELRVLGVLIEKSMTTPEYYPLTLNAITLACNQKNNRDPVTSLTEGEVGAALHGLTQWQLASQADPDRGSRVNRFRHEVEKRFGWDSPQRAIMAELMLRGPQTLGELKSRASRMTPLTAMDHLQGVIDELRRCDPPMVTELPRQPGQSTTRFAQLLGGEVTAFAPTMAEPPSASPGPTAPRAASPSLEARVARLEERIAEMDARLRSLEPGSG
- a CDS encoding GreA/GreB family elongation factor; this encodes MAYQALENLAKTQRWSDLEREWLAVLEKPGVDPASLLTIVDLVVKAGQGKLADTLGWAWLSTVKESHSPQEVLQLGRQILVHLSDGNELREEILTLYRQTHEGSADLEKWIERSGLKSGKSVRRALRFLDCGLQLAEGRYLIHRTDDAAAQITKLEIDADSATIRTGRREQSLDLAKLIDEYDNADENDFRILEQLHPEKIGRLVEDDPAALVIGILKSHKNKINRDELKLILAPRYIPVQTWSDWWNRLKNAVKKSPNLRIEGRSPTFVIYDPVGRTPEDELWAAFSKATTPREWLELLEGYLRETKRSKPHAGTIDRIQAALVGHIERFIRHKEPAQAFATALVIERVAADGLPVSTDAHGKALEMLKTSANPARMVAAVPDARLWSLAVDCVEQDFPDKWPEIFAQLLLAAPAAQCDYLAKKIEKAGRGDLLQLPVQEALADPGRYTDLLMWLWKGPSIETPLPLPPATEMLGLILALVGPARMSEGKTAGQTVNEMRAKIRAGLSSREYARFCECLGTLDDSMAQAVRRQIERAEGLGPSVQEDMSNILRGRFGHLYVKPKVAMWDDESVLYFTAAGIRTKENELAELVNVKMRANAIAIGEAAAHGDLSENSEYKFALEERDLLRARVAKLNRELSMAKMLEPHDIPADHVSIGQRIILQPVNGGQPHKIAILGADESNFSEMTYSYQSPLARQLLGKKKGDTVSVAIEDTPMEYRIDSLESAIA
- a CDS encoding prepilin-type N-terminal cleavage/methylation domain-containing protein; this translates as MGKEPVWHRLIAGANKPVWHKLLASDGPAISGSHTRRGFSLIELLVVVSVIALLLAILLPALSGARQKGQSTVCMNNLRQLGQGWNHYADDNDDICPPGRYGNAGGGASNPANWYDVGNGMKIRPRWIATVGKYVGIYAFDAPRTDFERQDYDSKVYQCPTVGDWKDERNHGYGYNHQFLGNARKTDGKFHNFPINRSRIASFGSTVMATDCMGTAAGVPAASRQSYMNNGTGFNNMGNHGWTLDPPRLTALSERGSGDPGSPRTGVDPRHLGKSNAVFCDGHGETVLPHAIGYRIRSDGAFADEDPGVLRPNNHWFSLSGRDDDPPLPPS
- a CDS encoding MqnA/MqnD/SBP family protein; translated protein: MTNNPIPIRVGHSPDPDDAFMFYGLAAGKIDTGPYRFTHEMADIESLNRRAERGELEVSAISIHSYPFVRERYALLACGCSMGDGYGPMVIAKRPMKLGDLADKTIAIPGERTTAFLALNLCLGKGMFRHKLVMFDEIPAAVARGDVDAGLIIHEAQLTYAREGLHKVVDLAEWWGEKTDLPLPLGGNVIRRDLGDARMREVARLLKASIEYGLAHRKEAIEYALQFGRGLDTALTDQFVEMYVNKWTLDFGERGRRAVRELLAQAKAAGLVPDPGEIEFIG